The sequence below is a genomic window from Nitrospirota bacterium.
CTACTTCCAAACACATTCTCTTATCCGACAACATTAACGCTTTCATTGCTAAGGTCCGGTCACAGTGTGGAGTTTATTCCTATTGTAGCTAAGAAGAGGGTGGGTAAGAGCAAGATCAAACTATTAAAAGACGGGACAAGGTTTCTCCTGATAATGTTAAGGATAGCTACCCTGTTTTCACCATCAAGGGTTTTCCTGCCGGTTAGTGCGGCATTCTTTACTGTTGGTGTAGGTTACTATTTATATACTTTTATAACTACCCATCGTTTTACAAATATGTCTGCCCTTTTGATAAGTAATGGTGTGATTATTTTTATGCTGGCATTGATTGCTGAACAGATTGCTCAATTGCGGTTGGACAAGACGGAAGAGGCCCCGCATGTACATAAAGAGGAGAAAGAGTAGTCATTGCTCACCCGAAAATGACCCCATCTCCACCCTACCCCTCCCCTTGAAGGGGAGGGAATAAACTAAGCACCCTCTCACTAACCCCCTCCCGTCATTCCAATTTGGGGAGGGGGGATTTTGGGAAATCTTTCATATCTCCCCTCCCCTTGCGGGAGGGGATTAAGGGGAGGGGGCCTCATTGTTCATCATCCATTTTCAAGTTCTTTGATCCGTCTTTTCGGAGAAAAGACGACTGACAGGACAAATACCCCCGAAACAAACAGTACAGTAGTCGCCCCTGATGGAAGGTCAAACCAGTAGGATAGAAGCACCCCTGCCACTGAAGAAACCACCCCGATTATACCTGAATAAATAAACATCCTGACCATGCTGTAAGTTAATTGATAAGCGGCTGCTGCAGGCGTTACAATCAGTGCAAATACAAGGATTGCCCCAACTGATTTTAATGATACTACAATGGTAAGGGCAATCATATTTAATAGCAGGAAGGAGAGCCATCCGGTAGGGATACCGCTTGCCTTTGCCATCTCTTCATCAAATGTAATGAAATGGAATTCTTTAAAGAAGAGATAAACAATGCTCAGGACAATCGTCCCAAGTATCAATATGACCTTCAAATCCATTTTTGTTACTGATAATATACTGCCGAACAGGTAGCCGTATACCTCCGCATTGTAGACCTTCATAAGTCCGATAAACAACACTGCCAGAGCCATTGTCAGAGAGTAGAATATCCCTACGGATGTATCGAGCATAAGTGCGCCCTTTTTATTGAGATAACCTACTATCCATACTGTTATCAGACTGAATATTATTGCAACTGAAAGGGGGTTATACCCTGTAAGGTATCCGAGGGTAACACCCGCGAATGCCGCATGAGATGTGCCTGCGCCGATAAATGTGAGATTTTTAAGGATTACAAAGACACCTATTATTGAACAGACAAGCCCGATAATTATAGAAGCAAGGATAGCCCTCTGCATGAATTCATAAGAAAGCATCTCAAGCATGGCAACCTCTGATTAAACCTCGACATCGGACGGCTTCGTAAAATGCTTCATATGCAAGGCGCGCAAATCCTGAGGAATGAGGCGTACTTGTAGTTACGCCGCAATGACGAAGGATGCAGCGCAACGCCGCAGATGGACATTTTACGAAGCCGTCAAGCATGGTGGTGGTAGTCTCCGGCTATGACATACGTGCCACTGTCTTTTGTAGTTACAATAACCTGCTTCCCGTATATCTCAGTAAGTATCTTTTCATTTAAGACCTCAGCAGGCGTCCCATACACATAGAGCTTAGTTTTGAGAAGTGCCATACGGTCTACATAAGGGCTGATCATGTTTATGTCATGTGTAACAAGGAGTATGGTAAGTTTCAGATTCTTGTGAATGTTTGAGATAAACTTGATCATACTGTACTGTGTAGGTGTATCAATCCCTGTAGTCGGTTCGTCCATTAGTAAGACCTCCGGCTGTTGTACAAGTGCCCGTGCTATGAATACCCTTTGCTGCTGCCCTCCTGATAAGTGTCCAAGAGGTGACTCTATATAGGTATCCATTTCTACCTCTCTTAGTGCCTCTAACACAAGCTCTTTATCCTTACGGGATGTCCGCTTAATAAGGCCGATAGAGCTGTATCTGCCCATCATTACGGTTTCTCCTACTGTAACAGGGAAGTTATAATCTATCTGCCCTTTTTGAGGTATATATCCAATCTTTGATTTGTGGCTGCACCGTAGCTTGTGACATGCACAATCAAATATCTGCACAGATCCGGAAGTAGGGCGCACAAGCCCAAGTACTGATTTAAGCAGGGTAGTCTTTCCTGAACCGTTTGGACCTATAATGCCTACAAATTCTCCCTGATGAATTTGTAGACTGACATCTCTGATGGCGGTCCTGTTCTGATAGGAAATTGTGGCATTTGAGAATTTGATTATAACGTTATCGTTCATTCAAAAATCAACCCCATCCCCACCCTACCCCTCCCCTTGAAGGGGAGGGAATCAACAACATAGCCCCCTCTCCCTCAGGGAGAGGGTTAGGGTGGGGTTTTCATTGCCCTTTGTGAGCGCCCCGCTCATGTAAGTTCATCCGAAAATAACCCCTAACGGTACGTTAGGGGTCGACAGGCTCACATTGACACCATGGATGTCATGGTGAGCCTGTCGAACCATGATTCCATTTTCATCTCTTGCTTCTAACCTCTTACTTCTGCTCCCCGCTCAATCCCTTGACAAGCTGTTCCCCGTTATACTCCATCATCTCAATGTAAGTCCCTGTCCCCGGCAGTCCTCCTGGAACAGGTGTGAGGGTTATCAGTTTTGCACCTGTTTCATCAGCTATGGCCTTTGGGGTCTTTGGATTCAACTGAGGTTCAGATACTATAGCCCTTATTTTTTCCTGTCTTATCTTGTTTATAATGGCTGCGACGTGTTTTGCCGAAGGTTCTGAGCCGACCTGTATCTGGATATTGTCGGCAATTATTAATTTGAATCTCTGTGCAAAGTAAGGCCATGCAGGGTGATGAGTAATAATCTTTCTGTCCGGTATATTACTTAGTTTATTTTCAATATGTTTACGCATTATATCTATCTTTTTAAAATACTCCGACTGATTTGACAGATAAATCTTCCTTCCTTCAGGGTCTATCTTTATCAATGCATCAGTAATGTGTCTTATCATGACCTTTGCCCTTTCAGGGTCAAGCCAGATATGTGGGTTCCCTGCATGGGCGTCATGTCCGTGAGTATCCCATTCTTCATTTCTTAATAAAGGTATACCGCTTGATGTTGTAATGACCATTAGATTATTGTTTGAGGCATTTTTAATCAAAGAGTCAACCCATATCTCAAGACCGAGTCCGATCTTTACAAGCACCTTAGCATCCCTAACCGAGGCAATATCGCTGGGTTTCGGTGTATATGTATGCTCGCTCTCCAGCCCGGTCAGAAGGCTTTTTACCTCAACCCTGCTTCCTCCCACGTTTTTAACAAAGTCTTCGAGAAAGGTAAGGGTTGTCACAACCTTTATCTTCTGGCCGGCAAGTGCATTTGTTGAAGAACTGATAAAGAGTAGAACGGCTGTTGTAATAAGTAAAAAATTATATGACAGTTTCTGCAAAGTCTATCCCTCCTATAAAAAAGTTTTCTCTGAAATGTCTGCTTCCTTTATATCTTTTTTTAATATTTTAATAAAAGCAGAGACGATATTAGGGTCAAACTGTGTTCCGGAATTACGCATCAGCTCTTCAATCGCCTCATCCTGAGATAATCTCCGTTTATAAGGCGAGATTGAAGTCATTGCAAAGTAAGAGTCAACCACAGTAATTATTCTTGCAAGCAATGGTATCTCTTCTCCTTTAAGGCCGGATGGATAACCGGTACCGTCAAACCTCTCGTGATGATGGAGGATAGCAGGCAATACATTACTTATTTTCAGTATCTGGTTCAGAAGATTTACACCTATCTCAGGGTGGCTCTTAACCAATTTCCATTCATCTCCTGTCAATGACCCGGGTTTTTGTAAAACCTGAAAAGGGATGTTAAAGATACCGACATCATGTAACATTGTTGCAATCTTCAAATCCCTCGTATCTTCCTCATTCAGGTACATATACTCTGCCAACTGTGCAGTTACATTTGACATAGAGTTCAACTGACCTCTGTGAAATGGAATCTTGGCCTCAACAGCGGAGTAAATGCCTTTAAATATCCATTCTTCTGCCTGCTCCAGCAGTGTTTGTGGTTTAGACGACCTCTGTTCCATCGCCGCTTTTAATGTATCTTTGTAAAGAACAGCATTATTCTTTCCTGAGTCTTTTGCAAAGTAAAGGGTCTGGTCAGCCGCATCAATTAATCCTTTTCTGTCCGTTGCATCCTGGGGAAAGGATGCGATACCTATGCTTACGGATACATGTACAATCCTGTCTCCCATAACCTGAATTGGTATCTGGTTAATGTGCTTTCTGAGACGATCAGAAAAGATGAATGCCTCTTCAGAATCAGAAGACGGCAGGATTATTGCTATCTCCTCTCCGCCATATCTGGCAGCAAAATCCGACATCCTGACATCTTTTAGTATTGTACTGCTTAATGATTGAAGAACTAAGTCGCCTGTCTGGTGGCCGTAAGTGTCATTAAATTTTTTAAAGTTATCAATATCTATCATCAGGAGTGAAAGGTTATAACTGTATCTATATGCACGTTCTATCTCCACCTCAAGCCGTTTCTGAAATTCCCGGTGGTTATAAAGTCCGGTTAGTCCGTCTGTGGAGGATAATTTAACCAGGTCTTCATGTGATGTCTGGATGGCTATTGCCATTTCATTAAAGGCATTGGCAAGCTGGCCTATCTCATCCTTCCTATCAATAGTGACGCGGCTCGTAAGGTCGCCTTTGCTCATTGCGATGCTGGTCAAGGTAAGTTCCTGTATCGGGTGGGCAATCCTGTAACCAATGATACCTGCAGTCCCAAAAAGCAAAACACAGATTGAGAGAACGAAAAAGATGTATTTTTTTGCAGAAATTCCTGCGAAAATATTCTCTTCAGAGGTAATAACCCCAATGCTCCACCTGTTTTGGTTTTCCATGGTTACAGGAACAGTTTTGTAAGAAATATATGAAGGTTTTCCATTGTAGATTATATTCATGTTGTTGCTTCCGCCGGAAAGCATGTATTTTATGGCTGATTTGAAGGATTGGTCATCTTCAGTTACGAATGAAGGGCGGAGTGTCTCACCGGCTTCCATTTCACTATGTGCTATAAGGCGGCCCTCCTGATCTATAACAAAAACAGTATTATCAGGGTGGACTATATTCCTGATAAAACGGTTAATCCTGTCCAGATAGATCTGCATGAATAATATACCCAGAGGTTTTCCTTTACTGCTGAATACAGGTGTGGCAAATGGGACTATCCATTTGCGGGAGGACTCTGATAATTCAGGCATGCCGTTATATA
It includes:
- a CDS encoding metal ABC transporter permease; the protein is MLEMLSYEFMQRAILASIIIGLVCSIIGVFVILKNLTFIGAGTSHAAFAGVTLGYLTGYNPLSVAIIFSLITVWIVGYLNKKGALMLDTSVGIFYSLTMALAVLFIGLMKVYNAEVYGYLFGSILSVTKMDLKVILILGTIVLSIVYLFFKEFHFITFDEEMAKASGIPTGWLSFLLLNMIALTIVVSLKSVGAILVFALIVTPAAAAYQLTYSMVRMFIYSGIIGVVSSVAGVLLSYWFDLPSGATTVLFVSGVFVLSVVFSPKRRIKELENG
- a CDS encoding glycosyltransferase family 2 protein gives rise to the protein VYNRFASYLTKREIPDLTSGFRAIRADIAKRFVYLLPNTFSYPTTLTLSLLRSGHSVEFIPIVAKKRVGKSKIKLLKDGTRFLLIMLRIATLFSPSRVFLPVSAAFFTVGVGYYLYTFITTHRFTNMSALLISNGVIIFMLALIAEQIAQLRLDKTEEAPHVHKEEKE
- a CDS encoding metal ABC transporter ATP-binding protein, with protein sequence MNDNVIIKFSNATISYQNRTAIRDVSLQIHQGEFVGIIGPNGSGKTTLLKSVLGLVRPTSGSVQIFDCACHKLRCSHKSKIGYIPQKGQIDYNFPVTVGETVMMGRYSSIGLIKRTSRKDKELVLEALREVEMDTYIESPLGHLSGGQQQRVFIARALVQQPEVLLMDEPTTGIDTPTQYSMIKFISNIHKNLKLTILLVTHDINMISPYVDRMALLKTKLYVYGTPAEVLNEKILTEIYGKQVIVTTKDSGTYVIAGDYHHHA
- a CDS encoding zinc ABC transporter substrate-binding protein — translated: MQKLSYNFLLITTAVLLFISSSTNALAGQKIKVVTTLTFLEDFVKNVGGSRVEVKSLLTGLESEHTYTPKPSDIASVRDAKVLVKIGLGLEIWVDSLIKNASNNNLMVITTSSGIPLLRNEEWDTHGHDAHAGNPHIWLDPERAKVMIRHITDALIKIDPEGRKIYLSNQSEYFKKIDIMRKHIENKLSNIPDRKIITHHPAWPYFAQRFKLIIADNIQIQVGSEPSAKHVAAIINKIRQEKIRAIVSEPQLNPKTPKAIADETGAKLITLTPVPGGLPGTGTYIEMMEYNGEQLVKGLSGEQK
- a CDS encoding diguanylate cyclase translates to MIQLFKNLFPIRSIYTKLFFLFSIIGVIPLVIGSLYMYSNSRDALINVSLKEQELDVNNGMRNIVILFVESNDNLLLTSHNASFSRYFEEPEEAGLYKKDQENSLLRLALLSPGLIESAGFADMSGRVINYVYEGNLTPPDSMNISNISGRPFFSQVKAFNQGKVYNGMPELSESSRKWIVPFATPVFSSKGKPLGILFMQIYLDRINRFIRNIVHPDNTVFVIDQEGRLIAHSEMEAGETLRPSFVTEDDQSFKSAIKYMLSGGSNNMNIIYNGKPSYISYKTVPVTMENQNRWSIGVITSEENIFAGISAKKYIFFVLSICVLLFGTAGIIGYRIAHPIQELTLTSIAMSKGDLTSRVTIDRKDEIGQLANAFNEMAIAIQTSHEDLVKLSSTDGLTGLYNHREFQKRLEVEIERAYRYSYNLSLLMIDIDNFKKFNDTYGHQTGDLVLQSLSSTILKDVRMSDFAARYGGEEIAIILPSSDSEEAFIFSDRLRKHINQIPIQVMGDRIVHVSVSIGIASFPQDATDRKGLIDAADQTLYFAKDSGKNNAVLYKDTLKAAMEQRSSKPQTLLEQAEEWIFKGIYSAVEAKIPFHRGQLNSMSNVTAQLAEYMYLNEEDTRDLKIATMLHDVGIFNIPFQVLQKPGSLTGDEWKLVKSHPEIGVNLLNQILKISNVLPAILHHHERFDGTGYPSGLKGEEIPLLARIITVVDSYFAMTSISPYKRRLSQDEAIEELMRNSGTQFDPNIVSAFIKILKKDIKEADISEKTFL